The following proteins are encoded in a genomic region of Panthera leo isolate Ple1 chromosome F2, P.leo_Ple1_pat1.1, whole genome shotgun sequence:
- the RAB2A gene encoding ras-related protein Rab-2A isoform X5: protein MITIDGKQIKLQIWDTAGQESFRSITRSYYRGAAGALLVYDITRRDTFNHLTTWLEDARQHSNSNMVIMLIGNKSDLESRREVKKEEGEAFAREHGLIFMETSAKTASNVEEFLYFIFQAFINTAKEIYEKIQEGVFDINNEANGIKIGPQHAATNATHAGNQGGQQAGGGCC, encoded by the exons GCAGGGCAGGAGTCCTTTCGTTCCATCACACGGTCATATTACAGAGGTGCGGCAGGCGCTTTGCTAGTGTATGATATTACAAG gagagatACATTCAACCACTTAACAACCTGGTTAGAAGATGCCCGCCAGCATTCCAATTCCAACATGGTCATTATGCTTAttggaaataaaag tGATTTAGAATCtagaagagaagtaaaaaaagaagaaggtgaaGCTTTTGCACGAGAACATGGACTTATCTTCATGGAAACTTCTGCTAAAACTGCTTCCAATGTAGAAGAG TTTCTCTACTTTATATTTCAGGCATTTATTAATACAGCgaaagaaatttatgaaaaaatcCAAGAAGGAGTCTTTGACATTAATAatgag GCAAACGGCATTAAAATTGGCCCTCAGCACGCTGCTACCAATGCCACACACGCGGGCAATCAGGGAGGACAGCAGGCCGGGGGCGGCTGCTGTTGA